Proteins co-encoded in one bacterium genomic window:
- the rpsS gene encoding 30S ribosomal protein S19: MARSIKKGPFIDDHLMKKVDRLNVENRKMIVKTWSRRSTVVPAMIGHTIAVHDGRKHVPVFITENMIGHKLGEFAPTRTFRGHAGSDKTSRVR, encoded by the coding sequence ATGGCTCGTTCGATTAAGAAGGGCCCGTTCATAGACGATCACTTGATGAAAAAAGTTGATCGATTGAACGTGGAAAATAGGAAAATGATCGTGAAGACCTGGTCGCGCCGCTCGACCGTTGTGCCTGCAATGATAGGGCACACGATAGCGGTGCATGATGGTCGAAAGCATGTGCCGGTGTTTATCACCGAAAACATGATTGGTCATAAGTTGGGTGAATTTGCGCCAACGCGTACGTTTCGCGGTCATGCGGGTAGTGATAAGACCTCCCGAGTCAGATAA
- the rplP gene encoding 50S ribosomal protein L16, producing the protein MLMPKRPVKDHRKQHRGRMTGMASGAIKIDFGEFGIQALEPCWLTNRQIEAARIAMTRYIKRGGKVWIRVFPDKPYTKKPAETRMGSGKGAPEGWVAVVKRGRILFEMAGVEESVAREALRRAMHKLPIDTRFVTRRDFEGAA; encoded by the coding sequence ATGTTGATGCCTAAGAGACCGGTGAAGGATCACCGTAAACAGCACCGAGGCCGTATGACCGGTATGGCCAGTGGAGCCATAAAAATTGATTTTGGTGAGTTCGGTATTCAAGCACTCGAGCCTTGCTGGCTAACTAACCGCCAGATAGAAGCTGCTCGTATTGCTATGACCCGATATATTAAGCGCGGTGGTAAAGTTTGGATCCGCGTTTTCCCTGATAAGCCATATACAAAGAAACCGGCTGAAACTCGAATGGGAAGCGGTAAGGGCGCTCCTGAAGGTTGGGTTGCGGTCGTTAAACGTGGACGAATTTTATTCGAGATGGCTGGCGTTGAAGAATCAGTTGCACGCGAGGCTCTTCGCCGAGCAATGCATAAACTTCCGATCGACACCCGTTTCGTTACACGACGCGATTTTGAGGGAGCAGCATGA
- the rpsC gene encoding 30S ribosomal protein S3 produces MGQKVHPIGMRIGIIRDWESKWFMDKKQYGAIVYEDAMIRLAIKKRWANAGVARIEIERAADRVKVTLYTARPGAIIGRGGKGIEEVSAVVAAIVHKRAADSKVSVNVNEVRQPDLDAQLVAENIASNLERRVSHRRAMRQAMTRALRLQAKGIKIAVAGRLGGSEMARRESDKSGKIPLQTLRADMDYGQATAFTLYGAIGVKVWIFKGEILPERTRAAGGLAEMRPREEAPVERPRRGGPGGGGGRGRGGYGDRDGGPGGPGGGGRGRGPGGPAGFGGPGGGGRGRGPAGGGGGSRGGGRPLQAGPAPTDKPIVVETQAQTAPSSASEGSGSE; encoded by the coding sequence TTGGGACAGAAAGTTCACCCGATTGGTATGCGCATCGGAATTATCCGTGACTGGGAAAGTAAATGGTTCATGGATAAGAAGCAATATGGCGCGATAGTCTACGAAGATGCGATGATCCGTCTCGCGATTAAAAAGCGTTGGGCAAATGCTGGTGTTGCGCGCATTGAAATCGAACGAGCGGCTGACAGAGTAAAGGTTACTCTTTACACTGCTAGACCGGGCGCGATTATCGGCCGCGGCGGTAAAGGCATCGAGGAGGTCAGCGCTGTTGTGGCTGCTATCGTCCATAAACGCGCCGCTGATTCAAAGGTCTCCGTTAATGTCAACGAAGTTCGACAGCCGGATTTGGATGCTCAACTCGTTGCGGAGAATATCGCAAGTAACCTCGAACGACGTGTTTCACACCGTCGAGCGATGCGACAAGCAATGACGAGAGCGCTTCGACTGCAGGCTAAAGGCATTAAGATTGCAGTAGCCGGTCGTTTGGGCGGCTCTGAAATGGCGAGACGTGAAAGCGATAAGTCTGGCAAGATTCCTCTTCAGACGCTTCGTGCTGATATGGATTACGGTCAGGCAACTGCCTTTACCCTCTATGGCGCAATCGGTGTCAAAGTTTGGATTTTTAAGGGTGAAATTCTACCCGAGAGAACTCGTGCAGCTGGTGGATTAGCTGAGATGAGACCTCGCGAAGAAGCTCCGGTTGAACGACCGAGACGCGGTGGCCCTGGTGGTGGCGGTGGTCGTGGCCGAGGCGGTTATGGCGACCGAGATGGCGGACCAGGTGGACCTGGTGGTGGCGGACGTGGTCGTGGACCAGGTGGCCCAGCCGGTTTTGGTGGTCCTGGCGGCGGCGGACGTGGTCGTGGACCTGCTGGCGGTGGTGGTGGAAGTCGTGGTGGCGGTCGGCCATTACAGGCGGGACCAGCGCCTACTGATAAACCTATAGTTGTTGAAACGCAAGCCCAAACTGCTCCGAGCAGTGCAAGCGAAGGGAGTGGCTCTGAATAA
- the rplW gene encoding 50S ribosomal protein L23 codes for MKDLHDIILGPIITERSVEMSLEGRYQFKVAMDAGKIEIGLALEGIYKANKIKVIKVNTTTVHGKTKMYARRTPGKRPDWKKATVRLLPGQTIEDFTV; via the coding sequence ATGAAAGACCTACATGACATAATACTTGGGCCGATCATTACGGAACGCTCGGTCGAGATGTCGTTAGAAGGACGTTATCAGTTTAAAGTTGCGATGGACGCCGGCAAGATCGAGATCGGTCTCGCACTTGAAGGCATCTATAAAGCTAATAAGATTAAAGTGATAAAAGTCAATACCACGACCGTGCATGGCAAGACCAAGATGTACGCTCGCAGAACCCCCGGCAAAAGACCGGATTGGAAGAAAGCGACTGTACGGCTATTACCTGGCCAGACAATTGAGGATTTCACAGTCTAA
- the rplD gene encoding 50S ribosomal protein L4 → MATIKLWNRDGKDIGTYEMNDAISGIEINVYSMRRAILAEEANSRQGTSQTKERSDVRGGGRKPYKQKKTGRARQGTIRAPHYAHGGVCFGPHPRDYDQKVNRKERQLAIKSAFNSKVIDGALIAIDEISFAEPKTRLAAEFLANVGATEKRVMVLLGAHDEMAIKCFRNIPFVMLRTAPNVSTRDLLVSHKIIASKSALSMLEEAWAK, encoded by the coding sequence ATGGCTACTATTAAGCTTTGGAACCGCGATGGTAAAGATATCGGCACTTACGAAATGAATGATGCCATTAGTGGTATTGAGATAAATGTTTATTCGATGCGCCGAGCAATATTGGCTGAAGAAGCTAATAGCCGCCAGGGTACATCACAAACAAAAGAGCGTAGCGATGTTCGCGGTGGTGGGCGTAAGCCTTACAAGCAGAAGAAGACCGGTCGAGCCCGACAGGGAACGATCCGAGCTCCTCATTATGCACACGGCGGCGTATGCTTTGGACCTCATCCTCGCGATTACGATCAGAAGGTTAATCGCAAGGAACGCCAACTGGCTATCAAGAGCGCTTTTAATTCAAAAGTTATCGATGGAGCTTTAATCGCAATTGATGAGATTTCTTTTGCTGAACCAAAGACCAGATTAGCAGCAGAGTTTTTGGCGAATGTTGGAGCCACAGAAAAGCGCGTTATGGTGCTTTTAGGCGCTCATGATGAAATGGCTATTAAGTGCTTCCGCAATATTCCTTTTGTGATGCTGCGGACTGCCCCTAATGTTTCCACAAGAGACTTATTGGTTTCGCACAAGATAATCGCTTCAAAGAGCGCGCTGAGTATGTTGGAGGAGGCGTGGGCTAAATGA
- the rplB gene encoding 50S ribosomal protein L2, which translates to MPVKQRKPTSPGRRFMISPTYSEITKTDPERSLLAPLKSSGGRNNAGRTTIRFRGGGNKRAYRIIDFKRNKLDVSGKVAAIEYDPNRTCRIALIHYKDGEKRYILAPSNLNVGDFVTAGETADIKPGNALPLRNIPLGTIVHNIELNPGRGGQIVRSAGVGAQVMAKEGNYVTLRLPSSEMRLIFLNCYATVGQVGNPEHENESYGKAGKRRQKGFRPHVRGVVMSPRDHPHGGGEAKSPVGRKKGPATPWGKIALGLKTRHNKRTNQYIVRGRSK; encoded by the coding sequence ATGCCAGTTAAGCAGAGAAAACCGACATCGCCTGGGCGACGTTTTATGATATCGCCGACCTATTCGGAGATCACCAAAACTGATCCTGAAAGGTCACTCCTTGCGCCGCTTAAAAGCTCCGGTGGTAGAAATAATGCCGGTCGAACGACTATTCGTTTCCGTGGTGGCGGTAATAAGCGCGCCTATCGAATTATTGATTTCAAAAGAAATAAGCTTGATGTCTCTGGCAAAGTCGCTGCGATTGAATACGATCCTAATCGCACCTGCCGAATCGCGCTTATTCATTATAAAGATGGCGAGAAACGATATATTCTCGCACCTTCTAATTTAAATGTTGGGGATTTTGTGACAGCAGGAGAAACGGCTGACATCAAACCGGGTAATGCACTGCCGCTTCGCAACATTCCGCTCGGTACAATTGTACACAACATTGAGCTTAATCCTGGACGTGGTGGCCAAATCGTTCGCAGCGCCGGTGTCGGCGCACAAGTAATGGCGAAAGAAGGCAATTATGTTACTCTTAGGTTGCCCAGCAGTGAAATGCGATTGATATTCCTTAACTGTTATGCAACAGTGGGGCAGGTGGGCAATCCCGAGCACGAAAACGAATCATACGGAAAAGCAGGCAAGCGCCGACAGAAGGGCTTCCGCCCGCACGTTCGTGGTGTTGTTATGTCCCCACGTGACCACCCGCATGGTGGTGGCGAGGCGAAGTCACCTGTAGGACGCAAAAAAGGTCCTGCAACTCCTTGGGGTAAGATTGCGTTGGGTCTTAAAACTCGACATAACAAGCGTACGAATCAGTACATAGTACGAGGCCGGTCTAAGTAA
- the rplV gene encoding 50S ribosomal protein L22 → MEVRAVGKYLRVPPRKARLIVDQVRGLPAVAALNHLKFMPQDAARYVGKVLASAIANAKENLNMSEDTLKISKVYVDEGPRIKRIQPRAMGRAFHILKRMSHITVVVEDSIVPLTPKRRRTATAETQPKPVVKATTRTKKTKEDAAVETVAPVVTGQTPVVLDETPVKKTRKTTKPKVAESQEK, encoded by the coding sequence ATGGAAGTCAGAGCGGTTGGAAAATATTTACGTGTTCCGCCGAGGAAAGCTCGGTTGATCGTTGATCAAGTGAGAGGCTTGCCTGCAGTGGCAGCTCTAAACCACCTGAAGTTCATGCCTCAGGATGCCGCCAGATATGTCGGCAAGGTACTTGCATCTGCGATTGCGAATGCGAAAGAAAATTTAAACATGAGTGAAGACACACTCAAAATTTCGAAGGTCTATGTTGACGAAGGCCCAAGAATTAAACGAATTCAGCCGCGAGCAATGGGCCGGGCATTTCATATCTTGAAACGCATGAGCCACATTACTGTAGTGGTAGAGGACAGCATCGTACCTCTTACACCTAAGCGGCGCAGAACAGCTACTGCTGAAACACAGCCTAAACCTGTTGTTAAGGCGACAACAAGAACCAAGAAGACTAAGGAAGATGCAGCTGTTGAAACAGTTGCTCCGGTTGTGACCGGCCAGACTCCTGTGGTTCTTGATGAGACGCCAGTGAAGAAAACTAGAAAAACGACTAAGCCGAAAGTGGCGGAGTCGCAAGAGAAATAG
- the rplC gene encoding 50S ribosomal protein L3, with translation MVPAILGRKVGMTHIFNTDGKMVTVTVLEAGPVQVTQIRTPEKEGYSAVQLGFEEIPERKANRPDRGHFKKAGVTPKRFLREIRMQDVSEFSLGQEIKVDEVFTEGERIRVTGQSKGKGFAGGVKRYHFHGADATHGNMTHRKTASNGATGPARVFKGSKRPGHMGDERVTQLGLKVVAVDATRNLLLVSGSVPGANGSLVIVAREGRRRA, from the coding sequence ATGGTTCCCGCAATCTTGGGACGTAAAGTGGGTATGACCCACATTTTCAATACAGACGGCAAGATGGTCACCGTGACGGTTTTAGAAGCCGGCCCAGTACAAGTGACCCAAATAAGAACGCCTGAAAAAGAAGGATACAGCGCAGTGCAGCTCGGTTTTGAAGAAATCCCCGAGCGTAAGGCAAATCGCCCTGATCGTGGCCATTTTAAAAAGGCTGGCGTTACACCTAAACGATTTTTACGCGAAATCCGCATGCAGGATGTAAGCGAATTCAGTCTTGGTCAAGAGATTAAGGTTGATGAGGTTTTCACTGAAGGCGAGCGGATACGCGTTACTGGTCAATCCAAAGGAAAAGGTTTTGCGGGTGGTGTTAAACGGTACCATTTTCATGGCGCTGATGCGACCCACGGTAATATGACTCACCGTAAAACGGCTTCGAATGGTGCAACAGGCCCTGCGCGTGTTTTCAAAGGCTCCAAGCGACCTGGTCATATGGGTGATGAAAGAGTTACACAATTAGGCCTGAAGGTCGTAGCTGTTGATGCTACACGAAACCTGTTGCTGGTAAGTGGTTCGGTTCCAGGTGCAAATGGTTCACTTGTAATCGTAGCGCGTGAAGGTCGGAGGCGAGCATAA